One stretch of Microvirga lotononidis DNA includes these proteins:
- a CDS encoding LysE family translocator translates to MTLETWLAFTAASAVLLVIPGPTILLVVSYALGQGWRTALPMAVGVALGDFTAMTLSLLGLGAVLAASATLFTLLKWMGAAYLVWLGIKLWRAGGALDAKPRTDATSALRMLGHAWLVTALNPKGLTFFIAFLPQFIDPKLALLPQVGVFAATFLILAFANVLTYALIASRARSVVQSPRTMRVINRTGGSLLIGAGIATVALRAGQG, encoded by the coding sequence ATGACGCTCGAAACCTGGCTCGCCTTCACGGCCGCCTCCGCCGTGCTGCTCGTCATTCCCGGACCGACCATCCTGCTGGTGGTGTCCTATGCTCTCGGACAGGGCTGGCGGACCGCCCTGCCCATGGCGGTCGGGGTCGCCCTGGGCGATTTCACCGCCATGACCTTGTCTCTTCTCGGCCTCGGAGCCGTCCTGGCCGCCTCGGCCACCCTGTTCACGCTGCTCAAATGGATGGGCGCCGCCTATCTCGTCTGGCTCGGGATCAAGCTTTGGCGGGCCGGCGGCGCGCTCGACGCCAAGCCGCGCACGGATGCGACCTCGGCGCTCAGGATGCTCGGCCATGCCTGGCTCGTCACGGCGCTCAATCCGAAGGGCCTGACCTTCTTCATCGCCTTCCTGCCGCAGTTCATCGACCCGAAGCTCGCGCTCCTTCCCCAGGTCGGCGTCTTCGCGGCGACCTTTCTGATCCTCGCCTTCGCGAACGTCCTCACCTATGCGCTCATCGCCTCGCGGGCCCGCAGCGTCGTGCAGAGCCCGCGAACCATGCGGGTGATCAACCGGACCGGCGGCAGCCTCCTGATCGGCGCCGGCATCGCGACGGTGGCGTTGCGGGCGGGCCAGGGGTGA
- a CDS encoding ABC transporter ATP-binding protein: MARKSLLRGETLPLISRLWRDWMRPHAKTLGLVLLLVALVSIATGFYPVLIKAAFDAFDSKDAQAIMLAPLFVIAVTSVKGFSLLALTILTNKVVTRIEADMQTALYGHLIDADLAQIGRESPAALTQRFTTDFAFIREALTRLSTVFLREVTTIIALIAAMLWIDPTLTLVAAVIAPFFAYPVDKIGRKLRRVALSTQEQTGLMASLITESLAGTRIAKTYGLERYLKAKAARTFDDVRGLKMKAANARGRMDPILETGGGIAVAVVLMLIGHRIMSGGSTVGDFTGFVSALVMAAQPIRALGNLNAIVQEAAAALHRTFTVMDETPRIQDKPGAEPLALEGGEIHFSNLTFSYDGEAVALDHVDLVAEAGQTTALVGRSGSGKSTLLSLVPRLYDVNQGAVLIDGQDVRDVTLASLRRAVAVVSQDVILFDDTIRANIAFGRPDATEEEIVAAAKAAAAHDFILKQPDGYGTPVGPGGGRLSGGERQRISLARAFLKNAPILLLDEATSALDSESERLVQDAIRRLMKGRTTLVIAHRLSTVRNAEKIVVMENGRIAETGSHETLIAKRGTYARLHRLQLSDDEEPSLAAS, translated from the coding sequence ATGGCCCGCAAGAGCCTCCTTCGGGGCGAAACCCTTCCCTTGATCAGCCGTCTGTGGCGCGACTGGATGCGTCCGCACGCGAAGACCCTCGGCCTGGTTCTTCTGCTGGTGGCCCTGGTCTCGATCGCCACGGGGTTCTACCCGGTTCTGATCAAGGCGGCTTTCGACGCCTTCGACAGCAAGGACGCGCAGGCCATCATGCTGGCGCCGCTCTTCGTCATTGCGGTCACCTCCGTGAAGGGTTTCTCGCTGCTTGCCCTGACGATCCTCACCAACAAGGTGGTGACCCGGATCGAGGCCGACATGCAGACGGCGCTCTACGGTCATCTGATCGATGCCGACCTGGCCCAGATCGGGCGCGAGAGCCCGGCTGCCCTGACCCAGCGCTTCACTACTGATTTCGCCTTCATCCGGGAGGCGCTCACCCGCCTCTCGACGGTGTTCCTGCGCGAGGTCACGACGATTATCGCGCTGATCGCCGCGATGCTCTGGATCGACCCGACCCTGACCCTGGTGGCGGCCGTCATCGCGCCCTTCTTCGCCTATCCGGTGGACAAGATCGGGCGGAAGCTGCGCCGTGTCGCCCTCTCGACCCAGGAGCAGACGGGCCTGATGGCGAGCCTCATCACCGAGAGCCTGGCCGGAACCCGCATCGCCAAGACCTACGGGCTTGAGCGCTATCTCAAGGCCAAGGCCGCCCGGACTTTCGACGACGTGCGCGGCCTCAAGATGAAGGCGGCGAATGCCCGCGGGCGGATGGATCCCATCCTGGAGACCGGCGGCGGCATCGCGGTCGCCGTCGTGCTCATGCTGATCGGCCATAGGATCATGTCCGGCGGCAGCACGGTCGGCGACTTCACCGGCTTCGTCAGCGCCCTCGTCATGGCCGCGCAGCCGATTCGGGCGCTCGGCAACCTGAACGCCATCGTTCAGGAGGCGGCGGCGGCCCTCCACCGGACCTTCACGGTCATGGACGAGACGCCCCGGATCCAGGACAAGCCCGGAGCCGAGCCGCTCGCGCTCGAAGGCGGCGAGATCCATTTCTCGAACCTCACCTTCTCCTACGATGGCGAGGCGGTGGCGCTCGATCACGTCGATCTGGTGGCCGAAGCCGGCCAGACCACGGCCCTGGTGGGCCGCTCCGGCTCGGGCAAATCGACCCTCCTGTCGCTCGTCCCGCGGCTCTACGACGTCAACCAGGGCGCCGTCCTGATCGACGGGCAGGATGTGCGGGACGTGACCCTGGCCAGCCTGCGCCGCGCCGTCGCGGTCGTGAGCCAGGACGTAATCCTCTTCGACGACACGATCCGGGCCAACATCGCCTTCGGGCGGCCGGATGCGACCGAGGAGGAGATCGTTGCGGCCGCCAAGGCCGCCGCGGCCCATGACTTCATCCTCAAGCAGCCGGACGGCTACGGCACGCCGGTCGGCCCCGGCGGCGGACGCCTGTCGGGCGGCGAGCGCCAGCGCATCTCGCTCGCCCGCGCCTTCCTCAAGAACGCCCCGATCCTGCTGCTCGACGAGGCGACGAGCGCCCTCGATTCCGAATCGGAACGCTTGGTGCAGGACGCCATCCGGCGTCTCATGAAGGGGCGCACCACCCTGGTCATCGCCCACCGCCTTTCGACGGTCCGCAACGCGGAGAAAATCGTCGTGATGGAGAACGGGCGCATCGCCGAGACGGGCTCGCACGAGACCCTGATCGCCAAGAGAGGCACCTATGCCCGCCTCCACCGCCTGCAGCTCTCCGACGACGAAGAGCCCAGCTTGGCGGCGTCGTAG
- a CDS encoding fused DSP-PTPase phosphatase/NAD kinase-like protein, whose protein sequence is MFNRFLKPEIRYARRMARIARWDRPVEGLAGRLRAWAHMLVADHGVFRLFYLNKHRVTDRLWRSAQPAPHQIAVLKAEGVRTIINLRGGREHGSWQLQKDACERLGIHLEEFVVRSRGAPDRETLLSAKEFFDKIEYPAVLHCKSGADRAGFVAALYLIVYEGKSIDEAQRQLSMRFGHFRFSKTGILDEFFDLYRREGEAKGIPFLTWIETRYDAETLERNFRPSFWSSLLVDRIMRRE, encoded by the coding sequence GTGTTCAACCGGTTCCTCAAGCCTGAAATCCGCTATGCCCGCCGCATGGCCCGCATCGCGCGTTGGGACCGACCCGTCGAGGGCTTGGCCGGGCGCCTGCGCGCCTGGGCCCATATGCTCGTCGCCGATCACGGGGTGTTCCGCCTCTTCTACCTCAACAAGCACCGGGTGACCGACCGCCTGTGGCGCTCGGCCCAGCCGGCCCCGCATCAGATCGCCGTCCTCAAGGCCGAGGGCGTGCGCACGATCATCAACCTGCGCGGCGGCCGCGAGCATGGCTCCTGGCAGCTCCAGAAGGACGCCTGCGAGCGGCTCGGCATCCACCTGGAGGAATTCGTCGTCCGCTCCCGTGGGGCGCCGGACCGGGAGACTCTCCTGTCCGCCAAGGAATTCTTCGACAAGATCGAATACCCGGCCGTGCTGCACTGCAAGTCGGGCGCCGATCGGGCGGGATTCGTCGCCGCCCTCTACCTCATCGTCTACGAGGGAAAATCCATCGACGAGGCCCAGCGCCAGCTCTCCATGCGCTTCGGCCATTTCCGCTTCTCGAAGACCGGCATTCTCGACGAATTCTTCGATCTCTACCGCCGCGAGGGCGAGGCCAAGGGCATTCCGTTCCTGACGTGGATCGAAACCCGATACGATGCCGAGACCCTGGAGCGGAATTTCCGCCCGAGCTTCTGGTCGAGCCTCCTCGTCGACAGGATCATGCGGCGGGAATGA
- a CDS encoding acyl carrier protein, with protein sequence MSSTFETVAGIISETADIPREQITPESHAIEDLGIDSLAFLDIAFAIDKAFGIKLPLEQWTQEVNEGKAPAEEYFVLKNLVARIDALVAAKQA encoded by the coding sequence ATGTCGTCCACCTTCGAGACCGTCGCCGGCATCATTTCAGAGACCGCCGATATCCCGCGCGAGCAGATCACCCCCGAGAGCCACGCCATCGAGGATCTCGGCATCGACTCCCTCGCCTTCCTCGACATCGCCTTCGCCATCGACAAGGCCTTCGGCATCAAGCTGCCGCTGGAGCAGTGGACGCAGGAAGTGAACGAGGGCAAGGCTCCCGCCGAGGAATACTTCGTCCTGAAGAACCTCGTGGCTCGCATCGACGCCCTCGTGGCCGCCAAGCAGGCCTGA
- a CDS encoding 3-hydroxyacyl-ACP dehydratase FabZ family protein, producing MRLEYFEMIDRVTSLDRETKRIEASSTVPQESPVFEGHFPGHPLVPGVLLTETMAQASGYLVLGLMGFTHMPFLMAVDKARFRTFVGPGTVLTVQAQLEHEGSGYAVTKAKILAEGKPICDAELRFRIMPFPEGMDGQMRAQARRIGLLEETV from the coding sequence ATGCGCCTTGAATATTTCGAAATGATCGACCGGGTGACGAGCCTCGACCGCGAGACCAAGCGGATCGAGGCGTCATCCACCGTCCCGCAGGAAAGCCCCGTCTTCGAAGGGCATTTCCCCGGCCATCCCCTCGTACCCGGCGTGCTTCTGACCGAGACGATGGCCCAGGCCTCCGGCTATCTCGTGCTCGGCCTCATGGGCTTCACCCACATGCCGTTCCTCATGGCCGTCGACAAGGCGCGCTTTCGCACCTTCGTCGGACCGGGTACGGTGCTCACCGTCCAGGCCCAGCTGGAGCATGAGGGTTCGGGCTACGCCGTGACCAAGGCCAAAATCCTGGCCGAGGGCAAGCCGATCTGCGACGCGGAGCTGCGGTTCAGGATCATGCCTTTCCCCGAGGGCATGGACGGTCAGATGCGCGCCCAGGCGCGGCGCATCGGCCTTCTGGAGGAGACGGTTTGA
- a CDS encoding beta-ketoacyl-ACP synthase — protein sequence MRDVVITGIGLVSSAGEGLEAHLAALAAGGAPNTDTASFEPFPVHPIAALEWDRQIPKKSDQRQMEIWQRLGCYAAGLALDAAGAKDDAALKGRMQLIVSAGGGERDYAVDGQILTGLRQAENPGVFLNERLMGDLRPTLFLAQLSNLLAGNISIVHGVTGASRTFMGEESSGVDALRIARERIASGQDDIFLVGGAYNAERADVLLIYEMGGFLWKKPYASVWERPADGGGMILGSGACFLVLESRDHAEARGAKPLALITGVASDRSRRRAGSVEKTLHALSNQLGAKPDVVLSGATGIKGITEEEQAALKDIAPGAAVHATGNLVGHTLEAQAPTGVALAAGLIAEGKAGEALVTSVGHWRGEGAVRLTKA from the coding sequence ATGCGGGACGTCGTCATTACGGGAATAGGCCTCGTGTCCAGTGCCGGAGAGGGCCTGGAGGCGCATCTGGCGGCGCTCGCGGCAGGCGGCGCTCCGAATACGGATACGGCGAGCTTCGAGCCGTTCCCGGTCCATCCGATCGCGGCTCTCGAATGGGACCGGCAGATCCCGAAGAAGTCCGACCAGCGGCAGATGGAGATCTGGCAGAGGCTCGGCTGCTACGCGGCGGGCCTTGCCCTGGATGCGGCCGGCGCGAAGGACGACGCGGCCCTGAAGGGCCGGATGCAGCTCATCGTTTCCGCCGGCGGCGGCGAGCGGGATTACGCGGTCGACGGGCAGATCCTCACGGGGCTGCGGCAGGCCGAGAATCCGGGCGTTTTCCTCAACGAGCGCCTGATGGGCGACCTGCGCCCGACGCTGTTCCTGGCGCAGCTGTCCAATCTCCTGGCAGGCAACATTTCCATCGTCCACGGCGTGACGGGCGCCTCGCGCACCTTCATGGGCGAGGAATCGAGCGGCGTCGACGCGCTGCGGATCGCCCGGGAGCGGATCGCCTCGGGTCAGGACGACATCTTCCTCGTCGGCGGCGCTTACAATGCCGAGCGGGCCGACGTGCTCCTGATCTACGAGATGGGCGGCTTCCTCTGGAAGAAGCCCTATGCGTCCGTCTGGGAACGCCCCGCCGATGGTGGCGGCATGATCCTCGGTTCCGGGGCCTGCTTCCTGGTGCTCGAATCCCGCGACCATGCCGAAGCACGAGGGGCCAAGCCGCTCGCCCTCATCACAGGCGTGGCGTCTGACCGGTCCCGCCGCAGGGCGGGCAGCGTCGAGAAAACGCTCCATGCCCTGTCGAATCAGCTTGGCGCCAAGCCCGACGTGGTGCTGTCCGGCGCCACCGGCATCAAGGGCATCACGGAAGAAGAGCAGGCGGCGCTGAAGGACATCGCGCCCGGTGCGGCGGTCCATGCCACCGGCAACCTCGTCGGCCACACCCTCGAGGCGCAGGCTCCCACCGGGGTGGCGCTCGCCGCAGGGCTGATCGCAGAGGGAAAAGCCGGCGAGGCTCTCGTCACCTCCGTCGGCCATTGGCGCGGCGAAGGCGCCGTCCGGCTCACCAAGGCTTGA
- a CDS encoding beta-ketoacyl-ACP synthase, with translation MALRDRQGRPLVAVTGMGVVTSLGQGKDDTWAALTAGKSGIHRINRFPTEGLRTTIAGTIDNVDVEPFCAPMLSERLAMLAAEEAVGQSGLAREDFPGALFIAVPPVEMEWPQRQALADASGQTGDVTYKDLLKAAGSGRFKPWHDLFIFGTVADRVADRFGTRGSPISLSTACSSGATAIQLGVEAIRRGETDAALCIGTDGSVNPESLIRFSLLSALSTQNENPEGASKPFSKNRDGFVMGEGGAALVLENAESAKARGATILGYVLGCGEKGDGFHRTRSSPDGMPAITAIRQALEDAGVSPEDIDYINAHGTSTPENDKMEAMSCTAVFGERMAGLPISSNKSMIGHTLTAAGAVEAVMSLLTMATGRIPPTINYQVPDPAIPLDVVPNVARDAKVNYVLSNSFGFGGQNTCLVFGAEPKGA, from the coding sequence ATGGCACTTCGCGACAGACAGGGCCGTCCGCTCGTCGCCGTCACCGGCATGGGCGTGGTCACGTCCCTCGGCCAGGGCAAGGACGATACCTGGGCGGCTCTCACGGCCGGAAAATCCGGCATTCACCGCATCAACCGCTTCCCGACGGAGGGCCTCCGCACGACGATTGCGGGCACCATCGACAATGTCGACGTGGAGCCCTTCTGCGCCCCCATGCTGTCCGAGCGCCTCGCCATGCTGGCGGCCGAGGAAGCCGTCGGCCAGTCCGGCCTCGCCCGGGAGGACTTCCCGGGGGCGCTGTTCATCGCGGTGCCGCCGGTCGAGATGGAATGGCCGCAGCGCCAAGCCCTGGCAGACGCCTCGGGCCAGACCGGCGACGTCACCTACAAGGATCTCCTGAAGGCCGCGGGTTCGGGCCGGTTCAAGCCCTGGCACGACCTCTTCATCTTCGGCACGGTGGCCGACCGGGTCGCCGACCGCTTCGGCACCAGGGGATCGCCGATCTCGCTCTCGACCGCCTGTTCGTCCGGTGCCACGGCGATCCAGCTCGGCGTCGAGGCGATCCGCCGCGGTGAGACCGATGCGGCCCTGTGCATTGGCACGGACGGATCGGTGAATCCGGAATCCCTCATCCGCTTCTCCCTGCTCTCGGCGCTCTCGACTCAGAACGAGAACCCGGAAGGAGCCTCGAAGCCTTTCTCCAAGAACCGGGATGGTTTCGTCATGGGCGAGGGCGGGGCCGCCCTGGTGCTGGAAAACGCGGAAAGCGCGAAGGCGCGCGGCGCCACCATCCTGGGCTACGTGCTCGGCTGCGGTGAGAAGGGCGACGGCTTCCACCGCACCCGTTCCTCGCCCGACGGCATGCCGGCCATCACGGCGATTCGCCAAGCGTTGGAGGATGCGGGCGTTTCCCCTGAGGACATCGACTACATCAATGCCCACGGCACCTCCACGCCGGAGAACGACAAGATGGAGGCCATGAGCTGCACGGCCGTGTTCGGCGAGCGCATGGCAGGCCTTCCGATTTCCTCGAACAAGTCGATGATCGGCCATACCCTCACGGCCGCCGGCGCCGTCGAGGCGGTGATGTCGCTCCTGACCATGGCCACGGGCCGCATTCCGCCGACCATCAACTATCAGGTGCCCGATCCGGCGATTCCGCTCGACGTGGTGCCGAACGTCGCCCGCGACGCGAAGGTGAACTACGTGCTGTCGAATTCCTTCGGCTTCGGCGGCCAGAACACCTGCCTCGTCTTCGGGGCCGAGCCGAAAGGGGCTTGA
- a CDS encoding SDR family NAD(P)-dependent oxidoreductase, giving the protein MTRVLVTGGGKGVGAAIVRALSAAGHDVDFTYRSSGEAAKALADELMQVHPGRSIKAHEVDLADKAALEAFCETIEGESCFGLVHNAGQPYDALAAMMQQDKAEAAMQVNFWSFTRIAKALMRGMIRAKAGRIVAIGSVAALQGNPGNAAYAASKGALISYCRTLSVETAKRGVTVNVIAPGFIDTDMMAPYAAYRDNMEKQIPAGRFAKPEEIAGLAAFLMSEPAAYITGTVLPIDGGLTSMLGVHR; this is encoded by the coding sequence ATGACCCGGGTTCTGGTGACGGGCGGCGGCAAGGGCGTTGGGGCCGCCATCGTGCGGGCGCTCTCAGCCGCCGGCCACGATGTGGATTTCACCTATCGGTCCTCGGGCGAGGCGGCGAAGGCGCTGGCCGACGAGCTGATGCAGGTCCATCCGGGCCGGAGCATCAAGGCGCATGAGGTCGATCTCGCCGATAAGGCAGCTCTCGAAGCCTTCTGCGAGACCATCGAGGGCGAGAGCTGCTTCGGCCTCGTGCACAATGCCGGCCAGCCTTACGACGCGCTTGCCGCCATGATGCAGCAGGACAAGGCCGAAGCCGCCATGCAGGTGAACTTCTGGTCCTTCACCCGCATCGCCAAGGCCCTGATGCGCGGCATGATCCGCGCGAAGGCGGGCCGCATCGTCGCCATCGGGTCGGTGGCGGCGCTCCAGGGCAATCCGGGCAACGCCGCCTATGCGGCCTCGAAGGGCGCGCTGATCTCCTATTGCCGCACCCTCTCCGTCGAGACCGCCAAGCGTGGGGTCACCGTCAACGTGATCGCCCCAGGCTTCATCGACACGGACATGATGGCCCCTTACGCGGCCTATCGCGACAACATGGAGAAGCAGATCCCGGCCGGACGCTTCGCGAAGCCGGAGGAAATCGCGGGCCTCGCCGCCTTCCTCATGTCCGAGCCCGCAGCCTACATCACCGGCACGGTGCTACCCATCGATGGCGGGCTGACCTCGATGCTCGGCGTGCATCGGTAG
- a CDS encoding zinc-binding dehydrogenase produces the protein MRSLQLFGDRDLRITEMEPPPPPAAGEVQVRVKALALNFLDVWGFRGMAFAKRKMPQAVGVEASGEIAAVGEGVTRFKAGDPVTMYGAETCGHCSACLKGWDNLCENVAGIMGFHIDGFARELINRPERLVIPVPKGVSFEQAACAPIGFGTVQHMLFDNAKLEPGESILVHAGGSGIGTAAIKMAKAIGCTVYTTVGDDEKGEKAKALGADYVINYRTERFEGEVRRLTKRKGVDVVFEHVGAETWNGSLLCLKRGGRLVTCGSTSGVSTTMNLMQLFQQQYRIFGSFGCRIENIAQSLDKMAGGMTPVIDAVFPLDEFQKGLERLEGRKVFGKVIVTF, from the coding sequence ATGCGCTCCCTTCAGCTCTTCGGCGACCGTGACCTTCGCATCACCGAGATGGAGCCGCCTCCACCGCCCGCCGCCGGCGAGGTGCAGGTGCGGGTCAAGGCGCTCGCTCTCAACTTCCTCGACGTCTGGGGCTTTCGCGGCATGGCCTTCGCCAAGCGCAAGATGCCACAGGCCGTGGGCGTCGAGGCTTCGGGCGAGATCGCCGCCGTGGGTGAGGGCGTGACCCGGTTCAAGGCCGGCGATCCAGTGACCATGTACGGGGCCGAAACCTGCGGCCATTGCAGCGCCTGCCTCAAAGGCTGGGACAACCTGTGCGAGAACGTCGCCGGCATCATGGGCTTCCATATCGACGGCTTCGCCCGCGAGCTGATCAACCGGCCCGAGCGGCTCGTGATTCCGGTGCCCAAGGGCGTCTCCTTCGAGCAGGCGGCCTGCGCGCCCATTGGGTTCGGCACCGTGCAGCACATGCTGTTCGACAACGCCAAGCTGGAGCCGGGCGAGTCGATCCTCGTCCATGCGGGCGGCTCCGGCATCGGCACGGCGGCGATCAAGATGGCCAAGGCCATCGGCTGCACGGTCTACACGACCGTGGGCGACGACGAGAAGGGCGAGAAGGCCAAGGCCTTGGGCGCCGACTACGTGATCAATTACCGCACCGAGCGCTTCGAGGGCGAGGTGCGTCGCCTCACGAAGCGCAAGGGCGTGGACGTGGTGTTCGAGCATGTGGGCGCCGAGACCTGGAACGGCTCGCTCTTGTGCCTCAAGCGCGGCGGGCGCCTCGTCACCTGCGGCTCGACGAGCGGCGTCTCCACCACCATGAACCTGATGCAGCTCTTCCAGCAGCAATACCGGATCTTCGGCTCCTTCGGGTGCCGGATCGAGAACATCGCCCAGTCGCTGGACAAGATGGCCGGCGGCATGACCCCGGTCATCGACGCCGTCTTCCCGCTCGACGAGTTCCAGAAGGGTCTCGAGCGGCTTGAAGGCCGCAAGGTCTTCGGCAAGGTGATCGTGACGTTCTGA
- a CDS encoding lipid A biosynthesis lauroyl acyltransferase, whose translation MHQPHRSRNLVSRLIGTVMVGVVRGVFAFSRLLGPERSGGLGAALARTFGPLLRAHRTALANIRAAYPEKSEAEVRALALSAWDNLGRTGGEYPHLGRLFDFDPDSTVPGRTEVDGIDHFLSLRDDGKPGIIFSAHLANWELPAICAARFGLDTTAVFRAPNDPAIARVLHEIRSETMGNLEAARQGAAFAMQGALEKGGHLGMLIDQHFTRGVIVNFMGRPALVNPILGKFARRFDCPVHGVRVIRLPNHRFRLQLTPPLDLPRDPDGQINVQGAMQAMTAVVEEWAREYPEQWLWMHRRWRVPAKASD comes from the coding sequence GTGCACCAACCCCACCGCTCCCGCAACCTCGTCTCGCGACTGATCGGAACGGTCATGGTCGGCGTCGTGCGCGGCGTCTTCGCCTTCTCGCGGCTGTTGGGCCCGGAGCGCTCGGGGGGCTTGGGGGCCGCGCTCGCCCGCACCTTCGGTCCGCTGCTGCGCGCGCACAGGACGGCGCTCGCCAATATCCGCGCAGCCTATCCGGAGAAGTCCGAGGCCGAGGTGAGGGCCCTGGCGCTCTCCGCCTGGGACAATCTCGGTCGCACGGGAGGCGAATATCCGCATCTCGGCCGCCTGTTCGATTTCGACCCGGACAGCACGGTGCCCGGCCGCACCGAGGTCGACGGCATCGATCACTTCCTGTCCCTGAGGGACGACGGCAAGCCCGGGATCATCTTTTCGGCCCATCTCGCCAATTGGGAACTGCCGGCCATCTGCGCGGCGCGCTTCGGGCTCGACACCACGGCGGTGTTCCGCGCGCCCAACGATCCGGCCATCGCCCGGGTCCTGCACGAGATCCGCAGCGAGACCATGGGCAACCTCGAGGCGGCCCGCCAGGGCGCGGCCTTCGCCATGCAGGGCGCCCTGGAGAAGGGCGGCCATCTCGGCATGCTGATCGACCAGCATTTCACCCGTGGCGTCATCGTGAACTTCATGGGCCGACCGGCCCTGGTGAACCCCATTCTCGGCAAGTTCGCCCGCCGGTTCGACTGCCCGGTCCATGGCGTGCGCGTCATTCGCCTGCCGAACCATCGCTTCCGCCTGCAGCTCACGCCGCCGCTCGATCTGCCCCGCGATCCCGACGGGCAGATCAACGTGCAGGGTGCCATGCAGGCCATGACGGCCGTGGTGGAGGAATGGGCGAGGGAATATCCCGAGCAATGGCTGTGGATGCACCGCCGCTGGCGGGTTCCGGCCAAAGCGTCGGATTAG
- a CDS encoding DUF1223 domain-containing protein: MASRLTLTLAALGLAAFLQPALADPPRAVVELFTSQGCSSCPPADELLVEYSRQPDIIALSLPVNYWDYLGWKDTLAHVAFTERQKAYAHSRSDRQVFTPQMIVNGKKSCIGSDRNQIEKAIQATSKGSRTLPVNVTVHEQNGRVAIVVEETPDTMHRAAELWVLPVLKAQTVPIERGENRGKTITYANVVRGLNRVGEWLGGSARFEVPLETARSGGDAYVVLLQSTDSARPGIILGAAKGPGL; the protein is encoded by the coding sequence ATGGCGTCCCGTTTGACACTGACTTTGGCGGCCCTCGGATTGGCCGCTTTCCTTCAGCCTGCTTTGGCCGATCCTCCGCGCGCGGTCGTGGAGCTGTTCACAAGCCAGGGCTGCTCCTCCTGCCCACCGGCCGACGAGCTCCTCGTCGAGTATTCCCGCCAGCCGGACATCATCGCCCTGTCCCTGCCGGTGAATTACTGGGATTATCTCGGCTGGAAGGACACGCTCGCGCATGTGGCCTTCACCGAGCGGCAGAAGGCCTATGCCCACTCCCGCAGCGACCGGCAGGTCTTCACGCCCCAGATGATCGTCAACGGCAAGAAATCCTGCATCGGCTCCGACCGGAACCAGATCGAGAAGGCCATCCAGGCGACGTCGAAAGGCAGCAGAACCCTGCCGGTGAACGTGACCGTCCATGAGCAGAACGGCCGGGTCGCGATCGTCGTCGAGGAGACTCCCGATACGATGCACCGGGCCGCCGAATTGTGGGTCCTGCCCGTCCTGAAGGCCCAGACGGTGCCGATCGAGCGCGGCGAGAACCGGGGCAAGACGATCACCTATGCCAACGTGGTGCGCGGCCTGAACCGCGTCGGCGAATGGCTCGGCGGCTCCGCCCGGTTCGAGGTGCCGCTGGAGACCGCCCGCAGCGGCGGGGATGCTTATGTGGTGCTGCTGCAGAGCACCGATTCGGCCCGTCCCGGCATCATCCTGGGGGCTGCGAAAGGCCCGGGCCTTTAA
- a CDS encoding TPM domain-containing protein: protein MISSDDQARLAQAIGDVEGETSGEVVIVLAEQAGHYREIPLLWALLAALITPWPLIWFTSIGTSRIFLIQLAAALALSLVLSWPRLRYALVPRSIKHAQGHEAASREFLRRGLTRTREKTGVLIYLALAEHHAEILADTGISDRVDAQTWADIVADLTGAIRDGRMTEGLLDAIRRVGAILAEHAPPRLDDLDELPNKVIVLP from the coding sequence ATGATTTCATCCGATGATCAGGCGCGTCTCGCCCAGGCGATCGGCGACGTGGAGGGCGAAACCTCCGGCGAGGTCGTCATCGTGCTGGCCGAGCAGGCCGGCCATTACCGCGAGATCCCGCTTCTCTGGGCCCTCCTCGCGGCCCTGATCACCCCTTGGCCGCTGATCTGGTTCACATCGATCGGCACGTCGCGGATCTTCCTGATCCAGCTCGCGGCGGCCCTGGCCCTGAGCCTCGTCCTTTCCTGGCCCAGGCTGCGCTATGCCCTGGTGCCGCGCTCCATCAAGCATGCGCAAGGCCACGAGGCCGCCTCGCGCGAGTTCCTGCGCCGGGGCCTCACCCGCACCCGGGAGAAGACCGGCGTGCTGATCTATCTGGCGCTTGCCGAGCATCATGCGGAGATTCTGGCCGATACGGGGATCTCGGACCGGGTCGATGCCCAGACCTGGGCTGACATCGTGGCCGATCTGACCGGCGCGATCCGGGACGGGCGCATGACGGAAGGACTCCTCGACGCCATCCGGCGCGTCGGCGCGATCCTGGCGGAACACGCCCCTCCCCGCCTCGACGACCTGGACGAGCTGCCGAACAAGGTGATCGTGCTGCCGTAA